The Lactuca sativa cultivar Salinas chromosome 2, Lsat_Salinas_v11, whole genome shotgun sequence genome includes a window with the following:
- the LOC111899813 gene encoding non-specific lipid transfer protein GPI-anchored 6 encodes MGSRKLLPWLAMVMVFVGLAKGDFDKDQQECADTLIGLATCLPYVSGDAKTPTMDCCSGLKQVVQKNLRCLCILVKDRDDPKLGIKINATLALGLPDSCHTPTNITECPKLMKLPPNSPEAKIFEDYGKNAKKNNITNVASPSGDTSNGKIEASDVGRGKKWLGFEKICAVLYIIIMFLFQIV; translated from the exons ATGGGTTCACGGAAGTTGCTTCCATGGCTAGCTATGGTGATGGTGTTTGTAGGTTTGGCTAAGGGAGACTTCGACAAAGACCAACAAGAGTGTGCAGACACTTTGATTGGGTTAGCCACATGCCTACCTTATGTGAGTGGTGACGCCAAGACTCCAACCATGGACTGTTGCTCTGGGCTCAAACAAGTCGTGCAGAAGAACTTGAGATGTCTATGCATCTTGGTCAAGGATCGTGATGACCCCAAGCTCGGAATCAAGATCAATGCCACCTTAGCATTGGGTTTGCCTGATTCATGTCATACGCCTACTAACATCACTGAGTGTCCTA AGCTTATGAAGCTGCCACCCAACTCCCCAGAGGCTAAGATTTTTGAAGATTATGGAAAAAACGCAAAAAAGAACAACATCACCAACGTAGCTTCTCCATCAG GGGACACAAGCAACGGCAAAATTGAAGCAAGTGATGTTGGCAGGGGAAAGAAATGGTTGGGATTTGAGAAGATTTGTGCGGTTTTATACATTATCATCATGTTTCTCTTTCAAATTGTCTAA